Within Camelina sativa cultivar DH55 unplaced genomic scaffold, Cs unpScaffold00765, whole genome shotgun sequence, the genomic segment TTGGTGATAACATCGACATTAACTTCTGTAGGTGACAAGCTCATTTACTGTATGCTTGGGTCATCGTTACTTTTCCAGTCCTAGTTGTCAAATACGTATGGTTAAGAATCTGACTATGCAGATTCTAGCTGATACATTTCGGAGAGAAACACTTGTGTGGAAGCTCAAGTTGCTTGATGCCGCTTCCATGTTTGCCAATGCACATCTTCATCTAGTACAAGCTCAGACTCTAATTCTCTCCAGGTCCGTGTTATCGATCATCACAGTACAGGTTCTtctaataattattgaaaatttcaGGGGAGTAGTTAGCAACTAGGTTAATCTAACTTGTTTATCAATTACAGCGGAAATGACCAAATACTTCCCAGTAAATTCGAAGGTAAACGACTTCGAAAGAAACTGCCTAAATGTGAAGTCCGCTCATTCAAAGACAACGGCCATTGCCTTTTTCTGGTATATATCCACTCTGCGTCTTGTATAGGAATACAACTGCCAAACACTAAATTTCATCTCATTCAAAGATGTAATCTGATATGCTTCCATATTAGTTACATCTCCTTTTGCTTTCGTATATGACAGGAGGACGGCATTGATCTGGTCAGTATCATAAAGGCCACTTCTTTTTACCGGCGTGGGTCTCGTCAGGATTACATCTCCGACTACATCCCACCAACCATCTCAGAATTTAACAAATGTTATGGGGTGAACAGGTAAAACTACACATACACATTATGTCCCAAAATGGCTTGGTATggttttggtgaaaaaaaaaaaaaaaaaatttgattgatcttgatattttttgtgacaaataggCTCCTTGAGGTGATCATGGGCCCTGTATTTCTGTCGACTACAGAAGATGGGAAATTGGTGAGGGGGCTTGGGGGAATACCATCGGAAGGACCTGTACTGTTGGTAGGCAATCACATGCTACTGGCGAGTGACAAAATTTCACTCCCAGGTCAATTTGTTCATGAGAAGAACATCAATTTGCGGCCTCTCGTGCATCCCATGATGTTTACGAGACTGAGAGATGGATTATTACCTGATGTGTCTGTTTATGATACACTCAGGATGATGGGGGCAGTCCCCATCTCGGGCACTCACCTCCATAATCTCTTGTCTGCTAGATCCCATATTCTGTTGTTTCCAGGAGGAATCCGCGAAGCTCTACATCGTAAGGTTAGTAGTTATATACTAGTTGGTTATCCGGAGTAAGGTCTCATAAATGGCAGCAGATCCTTTGGATACGTGAATAtggttgttatatatatatatatatatcaggaTTGGATGTCACACTTGAGTTCTATTGCTGCTATCAGTGTTACCTGTGGTAGTGAAAACAACTCATCACGATTTTCTCAATAACAGGGAGAAGAATACAAGTTGATGTGGCCAGAGAAAGCAGAGTTTGTGAGAGCAGCAGCCAAATTTGGAGCCAAAATAGTACCCTTTTGTGGAGTTGGGgaagatgattttttaaaagtgaGTTTCCAAAATATGTAGTACACTTTGCATCCAAGCCACGTGTAGCTTAGTTGGTATAACTGTGTGTAAACGAATATGCAGGTGGTTGTAGATTACAATGACCAGGTAAAGGTTCCGATGGTGAAAGAAGTGCTAAAAAGAGTGTCAGCGGAAGGCCCGGAGGTGAGGTAATGTGAATGAAATTTAGTAGAGAGAATATTAATTGTAGAAATGGATGATGGTGAGTTACATTTGACATGGTTGGCGTTTGGAAGGGGAAGCGTGGAAGGAGAAGAGGGGAACCAAGACTTCCACATGCCAGGAGTGATACCAAAGTGGCCAGGGAGATACTATTACTACTTTGGGAAGGAGATAGAGACGGGAGCTGAAGAGTTGAGAGACAGAGACAAGGCAAAGGAGGTGTACGCAGAGGTGAAAAAAGAGGTTGAGAGATGCATAAAGTTTGTGAAGCAGAGAAGGGAGGAGGATCCTTACAGACCTCTCTTACCCCGTCTCCAATATCACCTGCAGCACGGCCTCCTCTCACAAGTCCCCACTTTCCCCTTTTGAATATACATTTACACAATTAAATTCATCAAAGGGGCATTTCAGTAATGGTGCTTATACCTCATAAGCCGTTTGCAAATAGTTATATTCCATAAAATttgggacttttttttttatcgtatGAATAATGATTGCAGCACCCACATTGTAAAATTCTCCCTACACGATCACCATAACATTTTGGGAAACTAGAGATTCTAAACTAAAGGAGGAAGTGTTAGTGCTGTATCAACTCAGGAATGAGCTTGAGAAGAAAGGAGAGCTCTCTCTCAGAGAAGTTAGGCTTTGGCTTAGTATCATCAACATCTCTGCTGGATGGCTGCATCATCTCACTCATGGCCTCTGTTATCTCCTCCACGTGGTCTACTATCACTCCCTCTATACCCATCAAATGCTGCATGTACACAGCCTCAGCCACATTGTTGAGCTTTCCGTAGGTCATGAGAGAGAGCTTGGATTCTTTGATCTTGTAGACGGCGGCGGGGTTGCGGAAAACTCCCTTGACCTCCGAGACAATACCTTGAAGGCCTCCTTCTAAACATACTTTGATTGCTTCCTCCAGCGAATTCCTTCTGGCGTCGTAGTACATCTCAGTTCCACCGTTTGTCAAGAAGAATacctgtatatatatgttttggttttagaatTTGGATGACAATTAATTAAGTTGATGGATTAAATAAAGGGGAAAGAGCAGTGTCAGTGTGGGAATCATAAACTTACGGGGTAGGTGGTCTGCAACTTCCTGACAAGAAGGGCGGCATCAGGATGGAAGCTGGAGAAGATGATGGGTCTGTCCTTTGCAAAATCAGACACCACCTGCAAGATTGGGAGGAGAAGACGGGAGAGATGATCGGAGGAATAGAAGAGGTTGTCGTCAAGCTTGAGCTCGATGTTGAAACCAAGATTGGGCTTCACAACTTTCTCAAAAGCCTCCTGGAGAGTACAGAGAGAGTCGTCTCCGTGGACGGTCCACTTGAGGATCTTCCCTTCCTTAGACTTTCTCAGCAATGGCTTTCCTGTCTTCTCTGGTTCCCTCTGTGGCCCGTAGGACATGAACTCCGACAAGGAAACCTCCGTGACCCTCTTCTCGTACACCACTCCCTGTTCCTCGGAGAAGATGAAGTCGTCGTGGAAAATGACTGGGCAGCCATCTCTGGTGACCTGCGcgttcaataattaaaaaaaaaaacagaagagatcagatctttaaatcttttttttactcCTACAGTATTTTATtacattaataaaaacaaattccaAGACAAAATGTCAACGGATGGAACCCCCACGTGGTACAGCCGGCGGTCACGTGGATGCACcaaattagaaggaaaaaaaaaaaaaagagccgATCGAAATTCAAATGCGGCGAACCGAAGAGgattgaaaaagaaacaaataatattattacctgAACATCGAATTCGATAAAGTCGAGAGGGAGTTTAGAAGCGGCATTGAAGGAGAGGATGGAGTTCTCCTTAAGAGCAGAGAACCTTAGATCAGGCGACTGCGACATGTTCATGCCGTGCCCTCTATGTCCCACCACCAGaaacttgttgttgttattcGCTTTGCGAGAGGAGCAGAGAAGAGACGGGTTCTCAGGGAAGTTGTCGAGGCTCGGCACTTCCGACACATGAATGGCTTTTAgagacattattattatttttataataatatttcttctttaaaaaaaaaaaaatggattgatgATTTGAGGAGAGGGAGGGATGGGGGTTCAGAGATTGCTTTGGGGGCTTTgcttaaaaagaagaaagaagaagaagattgggatCCTTGCTTGGAATATTCTTTGGATCGCCACGTCATCATCATTCGGTAATAACAGTCAAAATTTATCCGTTTTGGATATTCCTTCCTTCCCTCCTCTCTTCGGCTCCCTCCCTCTTGGGCTCTTGGTGggccttctctctttctcaaatgGAAATGGAATTAAAGTCAGCCATCAATGTTGATTGATTCACACACcttctctaatcttttttttttatggagtataatatatatacataactttattttatttttcttttatttccaaatATTCCAAAGCATATTATTATtcaagtttattttcttctttctagaTCTTGtatctcttttatctctttttttcaacaataataattttgttgtaaaacacttggagttaatcttccataaccggcccatacacGATCTGTACAAGATTCATGTACGTCCAAGGCAATAAGGCCCGTTGGCCATCTCCTTTATACTTAGTCGGTTTAGGTTTTGGGCTTTgcttttactatatatatgtaatctcattcgatttatcaataaaaataacaagagatttacaACCTTCAAttctctagtttcataacaCATTATCAGCACGAATCTTTAAAGCCAGCTGAGAAAAATcttaccctaaaaccctaaaaaccacCGCCTCTTCCCTTGTTCGTGATACACCCGAGTTCGTGGTCTGTTCTTGTCCGGGGTGAGTTCTGTTCGGCGATCGGTTCCTGTTCGAAGTAGCAGCTCAAGTTCGATCGGTTTCTTCCTCCTACCTTGTCCGAGGTTCGTGATCAAGAGAAGTaaaaccgaggtctttagctcacGGTTCATATCCAGTCAACCTCCAAAACAGTGGAAGGTAAATAAGATCAAACCCTCTCAAAACCATATAAATCGAACTTGatctattaaattattagaaCCTTAAAActacaagtaaacaatcaacaaacaagttcTTATGCTTTGAAATCTTAAAACCCTAtaactttaaaactttaaaatcggttgttataggttgtttagattggttgCAATTAAACTGTTTATGATATAACTAAAATCCGATtgtgttgattgattgcttgttgcataagaaccttaGAACTAAAACCTAAAATCCGAATTgcttaagattaaaaaaaaaaaaaatagggttgtttgaattgattgtttgtttcataaGAACCCTAGAACTAAACTACTAAATTCGAAATTCATAGAagaaaatttaatctaattgtTCTAAGGATTAAATCTGATTTAGgtgtttgagaaattcaaaccctaaaactaagaaattaaaatcggaaattttatgtgtttgcataaaataaattagataacttctaaaattattataatcattATCTTAAATGTTTAAGAATTATTTCCTAAAACTTTGTTATTATCCAAccttaagaaaaaggaaattcaaTCTAGTAAAAGGAaattttctaaaacccaaaactatttaaaaaaaaggaaattgttgcatgctagTATCTATCTAGGTTTAttgtcttgcatgcatgattaaacCACGAAATTTGAGTATAAGTGTTGGGCATGGATAGGTCTCATTACCGCATGACCCTATGTAtttggcatggttcggtctcattACCGCATGTCCTATTAAGTGATTGCATGGATCGGTCTCataataccgcatgctaatgaaCGGTTGTCTATTTCTGtattatgcagatggcaaggctTAACAATCTTGACTATGTTGCCTTGAATGCCTCTGGAGACAATTACctgcaatgggcattggacactaagatcatgCTGAAGTCAAAGGATTTATTTGAGTGCATTGAGGAAGGTTATGAACCATCTGATAAGCAAAAGTACAAGGCCATTATGCATATgcgccatcaccttgctgagagtctcaagaatcagTACCTCACCATAGAGGATCcacttgacctttggacagagctgaaaagcagatatggacaccaaaagacggtgctcctaccaaaggctcaatttgattggaaaaacctaaggatccaggactacaaatccgtggatgagtataactcagagcttttaaagattgtctcaatccttaggttgtgtggtactgaggtGACCGAGAAGGAactgctagagaagacattctctactTTTCACACTAACAACatactgctagctgagcagaacaatgagctattaatgatgaatagtgcattgagACCTCCTAGTACAACCCCATTACaagaagctcacaaggttgacttagcaaagaaaaatcctcaagagcctaaagagccaaaGGAGACCAAGgagtctaactatgtccataTGGACAAGAGTGGCCGTGGTGGTTTTGGTCGTGGCACTTACCAAGGACATAAGTTCGGTGGTCAAGGCCGTGGTAACCGATCCGGTTTCGGCCGTGGTCGGGGTAGAGGCCGTGGGGCATTCAAGCCACAACcaaagaccaagtccacttgccaTAGATGTGGTTTGGAGAACCATTGGATTAAGACTTGCAGAAATCCTAAGCAttttgttgatctctatcaagagagcttgaagaaaaatccagaggctaacctggttcatctcgatggtgaagatgatttTGACCATGAGAAGGATGATCTATTTGATCATGAGACCTCAGATTGTTTAAGAGGGGATATGTGAACTcaaaatgttgttttggtttaaatttctATGCTTTATGTTTTTGCATTCGATTGGATTATTTtgttggataattattttggtttaaattcaacgTTATTTCATACttgttttattaaagtttaaaaacaaaattattgtcattatagaaatggctgaggacaaaAGTGAACTTGTAGTGGATAGTGGATACAGCCACACAATcttgaaggataagagatactttattaatctcataatgaaaaatgccaatgttagtacaattgcgggtatagcaagccttatagagggctacggccaggctcatatattattacctaatggcacacatcttgaactaagtgatgtcttgtattcacccagctctaagagaagcttattgagctttaaggacattcgattaaatggttatcatgttgaaacaaagggtgaaggagATAAAGAATTTCTATACATTACTGCAATCGTACAAGGACATAATaaagtcctagagactatacctgcactagccactggtctttaccatgctaagattaacatgataaaATCTAACATGGCaaagaataaaatgttcaatgaacagttcactctatggcatgaccggcttggccatccgggttctaacatgatgcgtaagagTATTctgaattcaaatgggcacactcttaaagagagaaaagttatccctaagaatctcacgtgtgtagcgtgtgcacaagggaaacttattataaggccatcaccagcaAAAGTACATAAAGAAACTTTGTATTTTCTGGAAAGAATACAAGGGGACATATGTGGACctatacacccaccttgtgggacgtttaggTACTTTATGGTCCTTATTGATGCATCGACTAGATGGTCGCATATTTGTTTGCtatccacaaggaacctagcatttACTAGGCTGTTGGCTCAAGTTATAAGActaagagcacactttccagattttccacttaagactatacgtctagacaatgctggtgaatttacatcccaaacgtttaatgaatattgtatgtccatgggggtgagtgtggaacatcctgtggcacatgtccatacacagaatggattagctgaatccttcattaaatgtattcaattgattgctcggcCATTGctaatgaggtcgaagcttcctgtgtcgacttggggacacgcagtattacatgcagcagagcttgtatgcatcaggccatctagtgaacataagtattcaccatcccaactattaacgggtcatgagccagacatatcccatctcaaaatattcgggtgtgccgtttatgtaccgattgatccaccacagagaactaagatgggacctcaaaggaggatgggaatatatgttgtaTATGAGTCTCCctccattattaagtatcttgagccaactacaggagatttgtttAAGGCTAGATACTCGGACTGTCAATTTAcagaatccgaatttcctatgttgggtggagaaacaagcaagctggttaaacaattaacatggaatcaaacatccttaaattggcaagatcctcgaactctagcatgtgatgcagaggttcaaaagattattcatttaCAAAATCTAGCTAAtaaattgccagattcctttgctgacccaaagagagtaacaaaatcgtacataccagcttgtaatgcaccaatacgtattgatgttcagaaggaacacaatcaagttgctaaagagtctaagccacgtttaaaacgaggtagaccattaggttccaaagataagaaccctcggaaatttaagaaaggtgcaaatcaaaccgaggttaaggaaatgaTAGACATAGCcacggcaaatcctaaggtaccaaatgaggtttgggacgctgaacctcaaggtcctgaaggtgttgataataatgagacgtcaatcaattatatcatgtttggaatacaatggaaccataagaatgtcgacattgatgaagtatttgcatataaggtagcacttgagataaatgaggatcatgaacccacgtctatattagagtgcactcaaagtaaagattggctaaagtggaaagaaaccattgacgtggagttaacctctttgaagaagaggaatgtgtttggtcatactttaaggacaccattcaatATAAAACCAGtaggacataagtgggtctttgtaaggaagagaaatgagagtaatgaaatcgtgagatataaggcacgacttgtagcacaaggattctctcaaagatcaggaatagattatgtggagacatactcccctatgatggatgcaacgacttttagatatctaataagtctggctataagagaaaaactggatttgcggttaatggatgttgtaaccgcatacttatatggtccactggataatgaaatttatatgagattaccagagggttttgagcttaaagataagagtggttctcgagaacagtactgcataaggctgaacaaatccctttatggactgaaacaaagtggtcgaatgtggtacaatagactaagtgagtacctagccaaagagaGCTATAAAAATGACCctatcagtccatgtatttttataaagaagtttgcaaacaaagggtttgtaataatagcagtgtatgtggatgatttaaacatccttggaacctctggtgaaattgcccaaacaatagaatatctcaagaaaaaatttgaaatgaaagacctaggtaagactaagttctgtttgggattgcaacttgagtacattaataatggaatccttgtgcatcaaatggcatatacagaaaaagtACGCAAGatgtttaatatggaccaagctcacccattgaccagcccaatggttgtgaggagtcttgatttggataaagatccatttggtccaaagaaggccgaTGAGGAAGTTTTCGGtcctgaagtgccatacctcagtgctataggagcgttaatgttcttggctagccacactagaccggacatatgttttgccgtgaacctcctagcaagatttagttcttgtccgactaaaaggcactggaatggtgTTAAGCATGTTCTGCCTTACCTACAAGGGACGACaaactttggtttattttatactaactataacaaggaatgtttagttggttttgctgatgcaggttacttatcGGATCCGCACAATTCAAGGTCCCAGACCGGTTATGTTTTTACTCACGGTGGTATGGCGATCtcatggcgttctatgaagcaaagcATTGTGGCCACTTCGGCTAACCATGCGGAGATCCTAGCAATTCATGAAACCGgacgtgagtgtgtttggttgaggtcaatgactcaacatatcatGACAGATTGTGGCATGATCGACGACAAGGAAGCAACAATC encodes:
- the LOC104773918 gene encoding acyltransferase-like protein At3g26840, chloroplastic, producing MVKNLTMQILADTFRRETLVWKLKLLDAASMFANAHLHLVQAQTLILSSGNDQILPSKFEGKRLRKKLPKCEVRSFKDNGHCLFLEDGIDLVSIIKATSFYRRGSRQDYISDYIPPTISEFNKCYGVNRLLEVIMGPVFLSTTEDGKLVRGLGGIPSEGPVLLVGNHMLLASDKISLPGQFVHEKNINLRPLVHPMMFTRLRDGLLPDVSVYDTLRMMGAVPISGTHLHNLLSARSHILLFPGGIREALHRKGEEYKLMWPEKAEFVRAAAKFGAKIVPFCGVGEDDFLKVVVDYNDQVKVPMVKEVLKRVSAEGPEVRGSVEGEEGNQDFHMPGVIPKWPGRYYYYFGKEIETGAEELRDRDKAKEVYAEVKKEVERCIKFVKQRREEDPYRPLLPRLQYHLQHGLLSQVPTFPF
- the LOC104773917 gene encoding glycerophosphodiester phosphodiesterase GDPD1, chloroplastic, which encodes MSLKAIHVSEVPSLDNFPENPSLLCSSRKANNNNKFLVVGHRGHGMNMSQSPDLRFSALKENSILSFNAASKLPLDFIEFDVQVTRDGCPVIFHDDFIFSEEQGVVYEKRVTEVSLSEFMSYGPQREPEKTGKPLLRKSKEGKILKWTVHGDDSLCTLQEAFEKVVKPNLGFNIELKLDDNLFYSSDHLSRLLLPILQVVSDFAKDRPIIFSSFHPDAALLVRKLQTTYPVFFLTNGGTEMYYDARRNSLEEAIKVCLEGGLQGIVSEVKGVFRNPAAVYKIKESKLSLMTYGKLNNVAEAVYMQHLMGIEGVIVDHVEEITEAMSEMMQPSSRDVDDTKPKPNFSERELSFLLKLIPELIQH